The Candidatus Tanganyikabacteria bacterium DNA window TGGGCGGACAGCCCCAGTTTCAGGCCGAATCGGGCAGTTTCCCAGATATCCCACAGGATCTCCGGGACGCCCCCTGCCTTACCGCTTCCCACACGGATCGTGTACCCAACCGAGCGCCCGTTGTGAGCCCGGTCACATCACTGATAGTTAAGGATGCCGCTCGAGAGGTACCCGACCAGGCTCACGAGCCCCGCGCTCAGCGCGGACCAGAACACGACCACCTTCAACATCTCTTTAATCTCCCGATCCCCTGCTGGCTATCGGGATCCGGGCGACACGACTTTCAAAATTTATTAAGGATTTAAAGGGCGGACGGCGGCCTTGCTCGCCTCGGCGGCCACCGTGGCCAGGGCGATGGCGATGCCCGCGGTGACCCAGTCGTGGAGGTTGAGCGGTGTCATGCCCAGGACCCCGGCCAGCGGCGCGAAGTGCAACGCCAGGAGGAACAGCGCGCCGGCCACGGCCAGGAAGCAGGGCAGGATCGGCCGGCGGGGCCAGGTCCAGCCGCCGAAGGGCTCGGGCGCGCGGTCCGCAAGCGCGTGCAACAGCAGCGAGCCCGCGAGGCAGGCGAAGGCCAGGGTCCGGCCGTGCTCCACGCCGTGCGCCGCCGTGCCCCAGTGGGTGACCGCCAGGGTGGCGACGCCGAGGATCACGCCATGCCAGAGGATCAGGAACAGGCGGGCGCGATCCAGCAGCCACGCGCCGCGAGGCAGAGGCGGGCCGTCCAGCACGTCGCGTTCGGCCGGTTCGAGGGCCAGACCAAGGGCCGGGAAGGTGTGCATCAGCAGGTTGAGGTAGAGGATCTGGAGCGGGCCGAGGGGCAGTTCCAGGCCTGCCGCGGAAGCCATGATCACGACCAGCATCGTCGCCATCGAGCAGGTCAGGAGGTAGTCGACGGCCTTCTGGACGTTGCGGAAGGCGCCGCGGCCCTCGCGTACCCCCGCCAGCAAGGCCGGCAGGCTCTCGTCGATCAGGACCACCGTGGCCGAGTCCCGGGCGACGTCGGTGCCGCGGCCCATCGCGACGCCCACGACCGCCGCGCGCAGCGCCGGGGCGTCGTTGACGCCGTCGCCGGTCATGGCCACCACCTCCCCGGCCGCCTGGAGATCCTTGACCAGGCGGTACTTGCCCTCGGGCGAGATCCTGGCGTGGACCGACAGTTCGGGATCGAGTTCCCGGGCGATCGCCATGGCGGTGTCCGGGTGGTCGCCCGTGATCATCACCGTGCGGATGCCGGCCGCGTGCGCGGCTGCCAGGGCGGCCGGCGCCTCCGGCCGGGCGGGATCGCGCATGCCCACCAGGCCGAGGAATCGCCACCCTTGCCTTGCGGCGGCCAGGTCACCGCCGGGGGGCACCTCGCGATCGGCGACGCCGAACACCCGCAGGCCGTGCCCGGCAAGTTCGCGAGCCCGCGCTTCCCAGCCGGCCCTTCCCGCCTGGCCCAGGGATTCCGCGGCGCAGCGGTCCAGGATCGCCTCGGGCGCGCCCTTGGCGTAAGCGCCGGTTCTCTCCCCCGTCCGGGCCACGACCAGCATCCACGGGCGCTCCGGGCCGGGCGCCTGGGTGAGCAGCAGTTCCCGGCCCGGGCGCGGATCGTCCAGGCCGGCCTTGGCACCCAGCACCAGCAGGGCGCATTCGCTGGGGTCGCCCAGGCAGCTCCAGCCTGGCCCGCCGGCTCGCGGGTCCGCCCCGGGCGGCTCTAGCGCCGCCTCGTTGCAGTGCATCGCGGCGGTCAGCAGAGCGGCCAGTTCGGGCAGGTCGGCGGCCCCCACCTGGCGGTCGCCCGCCAGCACGTGCCCCGCGGGATCCCAGCCGCTGCCCGCGGTCCGCAGGTCATGGCCCGGGAGGAGGACGCGTTCCACGGTCATGGCATTGAGGGTCAGCGTGCCGGTCTTGTCCAGGCAGAGGGTCGTGATGCTGCCGAGGGCCTCCAGGGCGCCCAGGTGGCGCACGCGGATGCCTTCGCGCTGCAGGCGCCGGACGCCGGCAGCCAGGGCGAGCGTGGCGACCGACGGCAGGCCCTCCGGAATGGCCGCCACGGCCAGCGCGATGGCGGTCTGGAGCAGGGGTGCCAGGGGCCGGCCCTGCCACAGGCCCAGGCCGATGATCAGCAGCGTGAGCGTCGCGATGGTCCACAGCAGGAAGGTCCCCAGCGCGGCGAGGCGCTCCTCCAGGGGGAGCGTTGGCCGGCGCGTCGCGCCCAGCAGGGCGCCGATGCGCCCCAGTTCGGTCGCGGCGCCCGTCCGGGAGACGATTCCCACGCCGCTTCCCGTGCGCACCAGGGTGCCCGCGAAGACCGCGCAATCGCGATCGCCGGCGGCAGGCTCGCGGCAGGCGCGCTTGTAGTTCGGCACGGACTCGCCGGTGAGCAGGGATTCGTCGACCTGGCACGCGCCTTCGGCCAGCGTGGCGTCGGCCGGCACCCGATCGCCGGCCGCCACCAGGATGACGTCCCCGGGCACCAGGTCCTCCGCCGGCAGCGCGCGCTCGACGCCGTCGCGCCGGACGCGGGCTTGCGGGGCCGACAGCCGCGCCAGCGAGGCGATGACCGTCTCGGCCCGGTAGTCCATCGCGAAGCCGACCGCGGCGTTGATTAAGAGCGCCGCCAGAATAGCCAGGCTCTGCCCGACTTCGCCCAGGAGGAGGGCGACCACGGCCGCGAGCAGCAGGAGGAGCACGATGAAGCTGCGCATCTGCGCCCACAGGATGTTCCAGACGGACCGCCCACGGGGCACCGGCAGCGCATTGGGGCCAAACTCGGCCAGCAGCGCCTGCGCCTGGGCAGTCGACAGGCCGCGCGTCGGATCGCTGGCGATGGCCATCGCGCCCAGCCTAAGCCGGCGCCGGCCGCCCGCGCATCGGTTCCAACCGCCAATTCTCGGCGCGCCGGCGCGAAAGGCTAGCGGAGGCGCGCCTCAGCCAGGGCCGCCACGCGCGGCTTCTGCAGCCGGGCCGCGCCGGCCGCCGCGGCCTCCCAGCACCGCCGCGCAGCACTCTCGCGGCCCTCGGCCGCCGCGAGCACGCCCGCCCAGTAGTCGGCGTCGGGGCGGTACATCGGGAATACCGATGCCGCCCGCCGGGTCTGCTTGACGGCCAGCCGCGCCTGGCGGCGCAGCTCGGGCGGTGTGCCCGCCGGATCGGCATCCCAGGCGTCCAGGAGTACCTCGGCGATGTCCGAGTAGCCTTCCACGGTGTACACGGCCGTCGGCAGCGTGCGGCTCATCAGGTCGAGGGCCTCGCCGGCCCACCGCACGCTCGCGGCGCGATCGCCGCGCTTGTGCGCCAGCAGCGCCAGGCTCGACTTGCAGCCGATGGTCTCGGGCAGGGCCCGGCTCTGCCGCAAGAGGGCGATGGCCTCGTCCAGGTACGGCTGGGCGTCGTCGCACCGCCCCTCCCGCGCCAGGAGGAAGCCCTGGCTGGACAGGGTGCCGCCAAGCATGTGGGTGTCGCCGCGATCCCGCGCCGTGCTCGTGCACTGGCTGTAGCAGCGCATCGCGCGGTCGAGGTCCCCGAGCTGTATCGCGATGATGCCCTGGATCATCAGGCATTCCTCGTAGCGGCGCCGATCGCCCAGACGTTCGTCGATGTCGGCGGCCTCTTCGAGGAATCGTTCGGCCTCCTGCCAGCGGCCTTCGGCCGTCAGATACAGGCTCAACCCTTCCAGCACCCACGCCTTGGCCAGCAGGTTGGGCTGCTTGTCGGCCGCCGCGAGGGCGCATCGCTCGTACTGGGCGGCCAGGCGGCGCATGGGCGTGAGGCTGATGCCGACGCACAGGTTCGCGTAGCTGCTCGCCAGTTCCGGCGAATCGCCCGCCCACTCCGCCAGGTTCACGCCGGCCAGCGACGCGAACATGGTGCGAAACGGCGCGTTGAACCAGAAGTACACCGGCCCCAGCCGCTCGAAGGAGCGCGACGCCTCGAGCAGCGCCTCGCAGTCCCTGCGGCGGCAGCCGAAGTACTTGTCGGCCTGCACGACGTTGCGGACCTGCCAGGCGACGTGCGTCAGGCCGAGCGCGAGGCCCTGCCAGACCGTCCGCGGCACCGGGTAGCCGAGCGTGGCGCAAGCGCCCTCGAGGTAGTCGCGGGCGTCCGGCAGCCTGCCCAGGGCGATGAACGCCTCGCCGAGCAGCCGCTGCCGCCGGGCCACCTGCACCGGATCGGCGGGCGCTTCGCGGGCCGCGAGGTCGGCGGCCTTGGTCAGGAAGGCCACGGACTCGCTGTAGGCGCCGCTGGCAAGCGCCAGTTCGCCGGCCTTGTCCAGGTAATACCGGGTCTTCACCGGATCGCCCGCCTTCTCCCAGTGGTGGGCCAGCAGCGGATAGTAGGCGCTCTGGTCGGCCTGTTCGGCCTCGTACCACTGGGCGACGTTGCGGTGCATGCCCTGCCGCTGGGCGTAGAGCATCAGGTCGTAGACGACCTGCTGGGTGATTACGTGCCTGAAGATGTAGGTGGGGTCCGGTTCGGGCAACTCCAGCGGCGTCATGCCCAGCCGTTCGAGCGTGGCGAGGTGGTCTGGCAGGGCGGCGCGGTCTGACTCGATGGGAAAGACGTCCCTGAGGGTGCGCAGGGCGAACACGCGGCCGATGACGCTCGCCACCTTGAGCGTGAGCTGCAGATGCGGGGCCAGACGGTCCACCCGGCTCGTGATGGCGCCCTGGACCGTGTCGGGCAGTTGCAGCGCCGCCAGGGACGCGCCCGGTGCCAGGCGGCAGACGCCGTCCGCGATCTCGAGATGGCCGCTGTCGCGCAGGGCGATGGCGAGTTCCTCGGTGAAGAACGGGTGCCCGGAACTTCGCTCGAGGATGAGGCGGCCGACCTCGTCGGGCAATTCGGTCACCCCCAGGCGGCGGCAGACGAGCGAGAGCGTATCGGCGGGCGAGAGGGCATCGAGAACCACGCGCAGCGTGTCGGCGGCATCCGCCAGCTTGCGGTACTCGGCTGGCGCCGGCTCGCCGGGAGGCCGCAGGGCTACCAGCAGCAGCCATTCCGGGAAGCGCTTCTTCACCTCCCAGGCGAACGTCCAGGATGCCGAATCGAACCAGTGCGCGTCTTCGAGCACGATCGCGACGGCGCCGGCGCCCCCGTGGCGCCGCAGCAGGTGCACGAGCAGGTCGCGTGTGTTGTCGGCGCGAATGCCGCCCGAAAGCTGCTCGGTGGTCGCGTTGTCCGGCAGGTCGATCCCGAGGATGGGCCCCAGCAACGGCGCCAGCCGGAGCGCCTCGCCGTCTCCCTCCAGGGTCGCCAGCAGGGAGGCCCGGCGGGCTTCGGGCTCCTCCGGCGCCTCGGCCTGGCCCAGCAGATCGGCGAACACGTCGCGCCACGCGTGGTAGGGCGTCGCGCGCTCGATCGCGTCGGCCGAGCCCGCGAGCAGCCGAACCGACGCGCCACCGCAGTGGGCCTTGAAAGCCTCGATCAGGCAGGACTTGCCGATGCCGGCCTCGCCCTCGAGCAGGACCGCTCCCGGCTCCTGACCGTCGAGCAACGATTCGAGCCGGCCGACGAGCCGGGCAAGTTCGGCCTCGCGGCCCACCATCGCGCCCCGCCGCGGCTCGGGCTTGAGCTTGCCGGTGGCTTTCCGGGGGGCGGGCCGGAACACAGGTACGGGCTGGGCCTTGCCCTTGAGGGTCAGCGGCGGCAGGGCCTCGAAGTCGAAGCGGCCCGCGGCCTGCGTCGCCGTGGCCTGGTCGCACAGCAGGTCGAGCCGCGCCTTGCCCATCAGGCGGGCCGCGAGGTTCACGATGTCGCCCATGACGGTGTATTCGCGCCGCTGGTCGTTGCCCACGACGCCGCAGAACGCCCGGCCGGTGGCCACGCCGATGGCGTGCACCACGTCGTACTCGAGGAGCGTCTCGCGCAGGACAAGGGCGGCCTGGATCGCGCGGGCGGCGTCGTCCTCGTGGGCGAGCGGCGGCAGGCCGAACGCCGCCACCATGCTCACGCCCTTCTCGTCCACGCTGAGCTTGTTCATCGTGCCCTCGTGGCGATCCAGCACCGTCTGGATCAGCGTGAGCACGGTCTGCGCCCGCTCGAGGGTGGTCTCGTGGGTGGCGTTCGGGAAGTTGATGAAGAGCACCGTCACGCGCCGCAATTCAGACAGCCAGCCGCTCTGCCGCGCCGCGACGCGGGATGCGACGGCCTCGGGCAGGAAGCCCCGCAGGAGCGGTTCGACCGCGGCGGGCGCCTCGAAGGGAGCGACGCTCGGGCCGGCGGGGGCCGCCACCTCCGATACGAACCGGGAGCCGTCCGCGCACGTGACCCGGTCGCCCAGGAGCTCCGCCAGATTCCCGGTGATCAGCACCTTGCCGGCCTGCGCGTCGTGCGCCACCTCGCCGATGTCCACCAGGGCCAGGCCGGTTACCATCACTTCCCAGCGATCGCCCACGCCGCCCAGGTGCGCCACGCGCATGTCGCCGGCGCCGATCACCACCTTGATCGACAAGGGCTCGGGTCCGCCGGTCGCCCGGGCGCGCGCCAGTTCCGCCATCACGCCCTGCAGCGCCAGACCGCACGCGACCGCCTCGACGGCTTTCGCGGCCAGATCGTCGCCGGGGCCCGCCGGCCACATCACGAGCAGGGCGTCACCGGCGAACTTGATGACGTCGCCCCCGTGGCCGTGGATGCAGTCGATGAGCGGCCCGAAATGGGCGTTGAGGACCCGGGTCAGCTCTTCGGCGCCCTCGGGGCCCTGCTGGGCCAGGCGTTCCGCCAGGTTCGTGAAGCCCGAGACG harbors:
- a CDS encoding cation-transporting P-type ATPase, which produces MAIASDPTRGLSTAQAQALLAEFGPNALPVPRGRSVWNILWAQMRSFIVLLLLLAAVVALLLGEVGQSLAILAALLINAAVGFAMDYRAETVIASLARLSAPQARVRRDGVERALPAEDLVPGDVILVAAGDRVPADATLAEGACQVDESLLTGESVPNYKRACREPAAGDRDCAVFAGTLVRTGSGVGIVSRTGAATELGRIGALLGATRRPTLPLEERLAALGTFLLWTIATLTLLIIGLGLWQGRPLAPLLQTAIALAVAAIPEGLPSVATLALAAGVRRLQREGIRVRHLGALEALGSITTLCLDKTGTLTLNAMTVERVLLPGHDLRTAGSGWDPAGHVLAGDRQVGAADLPELAALLTAAMHCNEAALEPPGADPRAGGPGWSCLGDPSECALLVLGAKAGLDDPRPGRELLLTQAPGPERPWMLVVARTGERTGAYAKGAPEAILDRCAAESLGQAGRAGWEARARELAGHGLRVFGVADREVPPGGDLAAARQGWRFLGLVGMRDPARPEAPAALAAAHAAGIRTVMITGDHPDTAMAIARELDPELSVHARISPEGKYRLVKDLQAAGEVVAMTGDGVNDAPALRAAVVGVAMGRGTDVARDSATVVLIDESLPALLAGVREGRGAFRNVQKAVDYLLTCSMATMLVVIMASAAGLELPLGPLQILYLNLLMHTFPALGLALEPAERDVLDGPPLPRGAWLLDRARLFLILWHGVILGVATLAVTHWGTAAHGVEHGRTLAFACLAGSLLLHALADRAPEPFGGWTWPRRPILPCFLAVAGALFLLALHFAPLAGVLGMTPLNLHDWVTAGIAIALATVAAEASKAAVRPLNP
- a CDS encoding AAA family ATPase, which codes for MEALTESVASYVPRLLVRRLAADGRASVAPAAEEHFPAAVVFVDVSGFTNLAERLAQQGPEGAEELTRVLNAHFGPLIDCIHGHGGDVIKFAGDALLVMWPAGPGDDLAAKAVEAVACGLALQGVMAELARARATGGPEPLSIKVVIGAGDMRVAHLGGVGDRWEVMVTGLALVDIGEVAHDAQAGKVLITGNLAELLGDRVTCADGSRFVSEVAAPAGPSVAPFEAPAAVEPLLRGFLPEAVASRVAARQSGWLSELRRVTVLFINFPNATHETTLERAQTVLTLIQTVLDRHEGTMNKLSVDEKGVSMVAAFGLPPLAHEDDAARAIQAALVLRETLLEYDVVHAIGVATGRAFCGVVGNDQRREYTVMGDIVNLAARLMGKARLDLLCDQATATQAAGRFDFEALPPLTLKGKAQPVPVFRPAPRKATGKLKPEPRRGAMVGREAELARLVGRLESLLDGQEPGAVLLEGEAGIGKSCLIEAFKAHCGGASVRLLAGSADAIERATPYHAWRDVFADLLGQAEAPEEPEARRASLLATLEGDGEALRLAPLLGPILGIDLPDNATTEQLSGGIRADNTRDLLVHLLRRHGGAGAVAIVLEDAHWFDSASWTFAWEVKKRFPEWLLLVALRPPGEPAPAEYRKLADAADTLRVVLDALSPADTLSLVCRRLGVTELPDEVGRLILERSSGHPFFTEELAIALRDSGHLEIADGVCRLAPGASLAALQLPDTVQGAITSRVDRLAPHLQLTLKVASVIGRVFALRTLRDVFPIESDRAALPDHLATLERLGMTPLELPEPDPTYIFRHVITQQVVYDLMLYAQRQGMHRNVAQWYEAEQADQSAYYPLLAHHWEKAGDPVKTRYYLDKAGELALASGAYSESVAFLTKAADLAAREAPADPVQVARRQRLLGEAFIALGRLPDARDYLEGACATLGYPVPRTVWQGLALGLTHVAWQVRNVVQADKYFGCRRRDCEALLEASRSFERLGPVYFWFNAPFRTMFASLAGVNLAEWAGDSPELASSYANLCVGISLTPMRRLAAQYERCALAAADKQPNLLAKAWVLEGLSLYLTAEGRWQEAERFLEEAADIDERLGDRRRYEECLMIQGIIAIQLGDLDRAMRCYSQCTSTARDRGDTHMLGGTLSSQGFLLAREGRCDDAQPYLDEAIALLRQSRALPETIGCKSSLALLAHKRGDRAASVRWAGEALDLMSRTLPTAVYTVEGYSDIAEVLLDAWDADPAGTPPELRRQARLAVKQTRRAASVFPMYRPDADYWAGVLAAAEGRESAARRCWEAAAAGAARLQKPRVAALAEARLR